The Nitrososphaerota archaeon genome includes a region encoding these proteins:
- a CDS encoding PAS domain-containing protein, with the protein MGIDLTESLSPGHPIHTLMEEHKALLEFAHELKRISDEDVDDFILEGDNVQHIHSIAEHFKEAEKHYQREENVLFPLLEKHGITQPPKMMWSEHNQIRGLKKELYSLLGTGLDTDLDCSRGKLSTLAKSIDDLLSTHFNKENTILFPMALRTFSQSEWSDVEKQFNKIGYCCFSPETVRNTAAEETTSIEVEDASLSIPRDQMLLETGSFSKEQLEACLNAIPFDLTFIDKDDKVKYFSEGGDRVFVRTKAVIGRSVQLCHPEKSVHIVNNILDAFKTGKKNVAEFWIQMNQRTIHIRYFAVRDKAGQYLGTVEVTQDITDLKKIQGEKRLLDWHL; encoded by the coding sequence TTGACTTGACGGAGTCACTATCACCTGGACATCCTATTCACACTTTGATGGAGGAGCATAAAGCTCTGCTAGAGTTTGCTCATGAGCTGAAACGCATCTCCGACGAAGACGTGGATGATTTCATCTTAGAAGGCGACAACGTTCAGCACATCCACAGTATTGCGGAGCATTTCAAAGAGGCTGAGAAGCACTATCAGCGAGAGGAGAACGTGCTTTTCCCCCTCCTAGAGAAGCACGGGATCACTCAGCCGCCTAAAATGATGTGGTCTGAGCACAACCAGATACGAGGATTGAAAAAAGAGCTCTACAGCCTACTGGGCACAGGTTTAGACACAGATCTAGACTGTTCTCGAGGCAAACTCTCAACCCTAGCTAAAAGCATCGACGACTTGCTCTCCACGCACTTCAACAAGGAGAACACAATCCTCTTCCCGATGGCGCTCAGAACATTCTCGCAAAGCGAGTGGAGCGACGTCGAAAAACAGTTCAACAAAATAGGTTACTGCTGCTTCTCACCTGAAACCGTGAGAAACACCGCTGCCGAAGAAACAACCTCGATTGAAGTAGAAGATGCATCATTATCCATCCCCCGAGACCAGATGCTTCTTGAAACCGGGAGCTTCTCGAAGGAGCAGCTAGAAGCCTGTTTGAACGCCATCCCCTTCGACTTAACCTTCATCGACAAAGACGACAAGGTCAAGTACTTCAGCGAAGGCGGAGACCGAGTGTTCGTAAGAACCAAAGCAGTAATCGGAAGAAGTGTTCAGCTCTGCCACCCTGAGAAAAGCGTTCACATCGTAAACAACATTCTAGACGCCTTCAAAACTGGAAAGAAAAACGTGGCCGAGTTCTGGATCCAGATGAACCAGCGAACCATCCATATCCGATACTTCGCAGTCAGAGACAAAGCAGGACAATACTTGGGAACCGTCGAGGTAACACAGGACATCACTGATCTGAAAAAGATACAAGGCGAAAAAAGATTGTTAGACTGGCACCTCTAA